In Ipomoea triloba cultivar NCNSP0323 chromosome 15, ASM357664v1, one genomic interval encodes:
- the LOC116007618 gene encoding subtilisin inhibitor CLSI-I-like, which translates to MSEQENQPKQLADEATNHSGMDGSSGEKTSWPELVGQTPEEAEKKIKEESPKISVQVVPPNSFVSMDYRLDRVRIFVDTSGKVARSPKLG; encoded by the exons ATGTCTGAGCAGGAGAATCAACCCAAGCAGCTCGCAGATGAAGCAACTAACCACTCTG gaatggATGGGAGTTCAGGCGAGAAAACATCATGGCCGGAATTGGTGGGGCAAACACCAGAAGAAGCGGAGAAGAAGATTAAGGAAGAGAGTCCTAAGATTAGTGTCCAGGTTGTTCCTCCAAACTCCTTTGTTTCCATGGATTATCGTCTAGATCGAGTTCGGATCTTCGTAGATACATCCGGGAAAGTTGCCCGTTCCCCTAAACTTGGTTAA
- the LOC116006254 gene encoding glucose-induced degradation protein 4 homolog: MPVRVVETSSSSSTPSPYSGGTQGNTLPQPCTLLSVGQAFSGTQNVSSLQKDEAWRVNVRIQGCDLDHGYLCGTMEALNVPMADTPVVTFWEGEIVDTKNYTFFTDKWGATTEDDIKHWTKFPSFSPLLSLVEIDGGKSLDLSSYPHIFMRWKEQYFVNVGTDCGLTIAGFYYVCFSCNDGSINGFYYDPNSSPFQKLELKSTNDGRSGFSFSSYELQ, encoded by the exons ATGCCAGTGAGAGTTGTGGAGACTTCATCGTCTTCATCTACACCTTCCCCATATTCAG GTGGGACTCAAGGTAACACTTTGCCTCAACCTTGCACTCTTCTAAGTGTTGGACAG GCATTCTCTGGGACACAGAACGTCTCAAGTCTCCAAAAGGATGAAGCATGGAGAGTGAATGTACGAATTCAAGGTTGTGACCTTGACCATGGATATCTATGTGGCACCATGGAGGCCCTGAATGTTCCTATGGCCGACACACCG GTGGTAACTTTCTGGGAAGGGGAAATTGTTGATACGAAGAATTATACTTTCTTCACTGACAAATGGGGGGCAAC AACAGAAGATGATATAAAGCACTGGACCAAGTTTCCATCTTTTTCACCCCTTCTG AGCCTGGTGGAAATTGACGGGGGTAAATCGCTGGACTTGAGTAGTTACCCACACATATTCATG AGATGGAAAGAACAATACTTTGTGAATGTTGGAACCGACTGCGGGTTGACAATAGCTGGTTTTTACTATGTTTGCTTCTCCTGTAATGATGGCTCCATTAATGGCTTTTATTATGATCCCAATAGCAG CCCTTTTCAGAAATTGGAACTAAAATCCACAAACGACGGAAGATCGGGGTTCAGTTTCTCATCATATGAGTTGCAATGA
- the LOC116006877 gene encoding glycine-rich cell wall structural protein 1.8-like, whose translation MVVLHPSTFSKIRGLCYAFFSIFPPLTLTAKTLVVAVLVVAKTLTITTGRIGGGAATSHTGWGWRGHWGLRARSGLVEDYRKAGEGTGRGYDSGNGRGGSVGGGSADDLGLDGEVVRGGCSSGYGTGSGGGDDGGDHGSGVTTN comes from the exons ATGGTTGTCTTACACCCCTCAACGTTTTCAAAGATCAGGGGTCTATGCTATGCCTTTTTT AGCATATTCCCACCATTAACGCTGACGGCGAAGACGCTAGTGGTGGCCGTACTGGTGGTGGCGAAGACGCTGACCATCACTACTGGCCGTATTGGTGGTGGCGCGGCTACTAGCCACACTGGATGGGGGTGGCGAGGCCACTGGGGGTTGCGAGCCCGCAGCGGCCTTGTGGAAGATTACCGCAAAGCGGGTGAAGGGACTGGCCGCGGATATGACTCGGGGAATGGCCGCGGCGGCAGTGTTGGTGGAGGTTCTGCGGATGATTTGGGTTTGGATGGAGAGGTCGTCAGAGGCGGTTGTAGCAGTGGATATGGGACCGGAAGCGGAGGTGGAGACGATGGAGGTGATCATGGCAGTGGGGTAACTACGAACTAA
- the LOC116006014 gene encoding putative cyclin-D7-1 isoform X2 — MSYMPKPGYVNLLQSNALIYHARQKAISWIIQVQKSLSVSMETVFYAANYLDRFISLNKCQVWGWTCCTFDLLAVACLYLASKFNETHPPPLPALQMEGLGHPPFGSNMFGRMESSLLQGLEWKLLATTTYSYLQLTETLQDELKTRATQILLQTLLDPKFVGFRPSLVAESVVQCILNPQEKDQYFYHFSALIPQVEKAECRMI, encoded by the exons ATGAGTTACATGCCCAAACCGGGTTATGTAAACCTCCTTCAATCCAACGCTTTGATTTACCATGCTAGGCAAAAAGCTATTAGCTGGATCATTCAG GTTCAAAAGAGTTTGAGTGTCTCTATGGAAACAGTATTTTATGCTGCGAATTACCTTGATAGATTCATCTCATTGAACAAATGCCAAGTATGG ggatggaCGTGTTGTACGTTTGACTTGCTCGCAGTTGCATGCTTGTACTTGGCTTCAAAGTTCAATGAAACACACCCTCCTCCTCTGCCTGCATTGCAG ATGGAGGGGCTAGGGCATCCCCCATTTGGATCTAACATGTTTGGGCGGATGGAGTCATCGCTTCTGCAAGGTCTTGAATGGAAGCTGTTGGCCACAACTACTTATTCTTACCTGCAACTCACGGAAACCCTACAAGATGAGTTGAAGACACGCGCTACCCAGATACTCCTTCAAACACTTTTAG ATCCAAAATTTGTAGGGTTCCGGCCTAGTTTGGTCGCAGAATCCGTAGTCCAGTGCATCCTCAATCCCCAGGAGAAGGACCAGTATTTCTACCATTTCAGTGCTCTCATTCCTCAAGTTGAAAAG GCGGAATGCAGGATGATATAA
- the LOC116006014 gene encoding putative cyclin-D7-1 isoform X1 — protein sequence MSYMPKPGYVNLLQSNALIYHARQKAISWIIQVQKSLSVSMETVFYAANYLDRFISLNKCQVWGWTCCTFDLLAVACLYLASKFNETHPPPLPALQMEGLGHPPFGSNMFGRMESSLLQGLEWKLLATTTYSYLQLTETLQDELKTRATQILLQTLLDPKFVGFRPSLVAESVVQCILNPQEKDQYFYHFSALIPQVEKDDIMKKIHEMVEKEDTATWEKKEEYCSGDCAAFLTLQLEEATADLKNIDGSTRKRRRDT from the exons ATGAGTTACATGCCCAAACCGGGTTATGTAAACCTCCTTCAATCCAACGCTTTGATTTACCATGCTAGGCAAAAAGCTATTAGCTGGATCATTCAG GTTCAAAAGAGTTTGAGTGTCTCTATGGAAACAGTATTTTATGCTGCGAATTACCTTGATAGATTCATCTCATTGAACAAATGCCAAGTATGG ggatggaCGTGTTGTACGTTTGACTTGCTCGCAGTTGCATGCTTGTACTTGGCTTCAAAGTTCAATGAAACACACCCTCCTCCTCTGCCTGCATTGCAG ATGGAGGGGCTAGGGCATCCCCCATTTGGATCTAACATGTTTGGGCGGATGGAGTCATCGCTTCTGCAAGGTCTTGAATGGAAGCTGTTGGCCACAACTACTTATTCTTACCTGCAACTCACGGAAACCCTACAAGATGAGTTGAAGACACGCGCTACCCAGATACTCCTTCAAACACTTTTAG ATCCAAAATTTGTAGGGTTCCGGCCTAGTTTGGTCGCAGAATCCGTAGTCCAGTGCATCCTCAATCCCCAGGAGAAGGACCAGTATTTCTACCATTTCAGTGCTCTCATTCCTCAAGTTGAAAAG GATGATATAATGAAGAAGATCCATGAGATGGTGGAGAAGGAAGACACGGCGACATGGGAGAAGAAGGAAGAATACTGTAGTGGTGATTGTGCTGCGTTTCTAACGTTACAACTGGAAGAAGCTACTGCAGACTTGAAGAACATTGATGGATCAACCAGAAAGAGGAGGAGGGATACTTAG
- the LOC116006996 gene encoding light-harvesting complex-like protein OHP1, chloroplastic isoform X1, whose translation MASTLSSSFLSLSTKLKPQHNQLFFFTNRIHSSTISHKPISFKIQAAKLPAGVELPKEQPKLERPFLGFTRTAEIWNSRACMIGLIGTFIVELILNRGILQIIGVDVGKGLDLPL comes from the exons ATGGCATCAACACTCTCATCGTCTTTCCTCTCACTCTCAACAAAACTTAAACCCCAACACAATCaactcttcttcttcacaaatcGCATTCATAGCTCCACAATTTCCCATAAACCAATCTCCTTCAAAATTCAAGCTGCAAAGCTTCCTGCCGGA GTGGAATTGCCCAAGGAGCAGCCAAAACTTGAGCGTCCATTTCTGGGTTTCACCAGAACTGCTGAAATATGGAATTCCAGAGCTTGCATGATTGGTCTCATTGGAACTTTCATTGTTGAACTG ATCTTGAATAGGGGAATTCTTCAGATTATTGGAGTGGATGTTGGGAAAGGCCTTGATCTTCCCCTATGA
- the LOC116006996 gene encoding light-harvesting complex-like protein OHP1, chloroplastic isoform X2: MASTLSSSFLSLSTKLKPQHNQLFFFTNRIHSSTISHKPISFKIQAAKLPAGVELPKEQPKLERPFLGFTRTAEIWNSRACMIGLIGTFIVELILNRGILQVIGVDVGKGLDLPL; this comes from the exons ATGGCATCAACACTCTCATCGTCTTTCCTCTCACTCTCAACAAAACTTAAACCCCAACACAATCaactcttcttcttcacaaatcGCATTCATAGCTCCACAATTTCCCATAAACCAATCTCCTTCAAAATTCAAGCTGCAAAGCTTCCTGCCGGA GTGGAATTGCCCAAGGAGCAGCCAAAACTTGAGCGTCCATTTCTGGGTTTCACAAGAACTGCTGAAATATGGAATTCCAGAGCTTGCATGATTGGTCTCATTGGAACTTTCATTGTTGAACTG ATCTTGAATAGGGGAATTCTTCAGGTTATTGGAGTGGATGTTGGGAAAGGCCTTGATCTTCCCCTATGA
- the LOC116006995 gene encoding uncharacterized protein LOC116006995 isoform X1 produces MIRIGDKLCRGRRLGSAFALLRPPAVAAPPPRRVFSDKSDLDRSFNVNPVALEMTNYALSLARSKKSDDAYAQAQLVLEQCYSTHSDENARGMVLLAMSTLLYHSGNYEEAIEKLQKIQQLSSSSIIVRVAASEALVGLHLELGQDDASSVIVNVCLRLLETIKIELGSAGFGALEDHSRALKGLVELVRGDTKSAASFFPEVRDGDCSSNVLDRFIGNAALSYGEFLHRMGDFEMAKQLYTRVIHEESLGKSSSYLHQLSACNMSFEDVILGATCALGQLEAHLGNFDKAEKMLTEALVKAGETFGDHHPKVGVILTCVGHMYRRKSTVEESSSLLIQEGLYRRAIELLKAPPLETEGAEEKACRRDIIALARGGYAETLCLQQNRKAEGERIKLWAESAWKNPRLSLAEALEPPSESSSKVAVIDTRICRVI; encoded by the exons ATGATTAGAATCGGAGATAAGCTCTGCAGAGGCAGAAGGCTTGGCTCTGCATTCGCTCTTCTCCGGCCACCAGCAGTAGCGGCGCCACCGCCGCGTAGAGTTTTCTCGGATAAAAGCGACCTAGACAGATCTTTCAATGTTAACCCAGTTGCTCTTGAGATGACGAATTACGCGCTCTCTCTCGCCCGTTCTAAAAAATCAG ATGATGCGTATGCTCAAGCTCAGTTGGTGTTGGAGCAGTGCTACTCTACTCACTCCGATGAGAATGCTAGAGGGATGGTTTTACTCGCGATGTCTACATTATTATATCAtag TGGGAATTATGAAGAAGCAATTGAGAAACTTCagaaaattcaacaattaagCTCGTCTTCAATAATTGTTAGAG TTGCTGCCTCGGAGGCACTTGTTGGACTTCATTTAGAACTGGGTCAA GATGATGCTTCGTCAGTAATTGTGAACGTATGCTTGCGACTCTTGGAAACCATTAAGATAGAGCTTGGCAGTGCAGGATTTGGGGCTTTGGAAGATCATTCGAGGGCATTAAAAGGTCTTGTTGAATTGGTCCGGGGTGATACTAAATCAG CGGCATCTTTCTTTCCAGAAGTTCGGGATGGTGACTGTTCCTCTAATGTATTGGAtcgatttattggcaatgctgCGCTATCTTATGGCGAATTCCTTCACCGTATGGGGGATTTTGAAATGGCGAAGCAATTGTACACAAGAGTGATTCATGAGGAATCTTTGGGCAAAAGTTCTAGTTATCTACATCAGTTATCAGCTTGTAATATGAGTTTCGAGGATGTTATATTAGGAGCTACTTGTGCTTTAGGACAGCTTGAGGCTCATTTGGG GAACTTTGACAAAGCAGAGAAGATGCTAACTGAAGCACTGGTGAAAGCGGGAGAAACTTTTG GTGATCATCATCCCAAAGTTGGTGTTATTTTAACCTGCGTAGGTCATATGTATCGACGTAAATCAACAGTTGAGGAATCGAGCTCTCTTTTAATTCAAGAG GGACTTTACAGAAGGGCAATTGAATTGCTTAAAGCTCCTCCACTGGAGACTGAAG GTGCTGAAGAGAAGGCTTGCAGAAGAGATATAATTGCCCTTGCGAGAG GTGGTTATGCAGAAACATTGTGTCTGCAACAGAATAGAAAAGCCGAAGGGGAAAGAATAAAGCTTTGGGCAGAATCTGCCTGGAAAAATCCCAGATTATCCCTAGCTGAAGCACTGGAACCACCTTCTGAGTCTTCTTCCAAAGTGGCTGTTATAGATACCAGAATATGCAGGGTCATTTAg
- the LOC116006995 gene encoding uncharacterized protein LOC116006995 isoform X2: protein MIRIGDKLCRGRRLGSAFALLRPPAVAAPPPRRVFSDKSDLDRSFNVNPVALEMTNYALSLARSKKSDDAYAQAQLVLEQCYSTHSDENARGMVLLAMSTLLYHSGNYEEAIEKLQKIQQLSSSSIIVRVAASEALVGLHLELGQDDASSVIVNVCLRLLETIKIELGSAGFGALEDHSRALKGLVELVRGDTKSAASFFPEVRDGDCSSNVLDRFIGNAALSYGEFLHRMGDFEMAKQLYTRVIHEESLGKSSSYLHQLSACNMSFEDVILGATCALGQLEAHLGNFDKAEKMLTEALVKAGETFGHMYRRKSTVEESSSLLIQEGLYRRAIELLKAPPLETEGAEEKACRRDIIALARGGYAETLCLQQNRKAEGERIKLWAESAWKNPRLSLAEALEPPSESSSKVAVIDTRICRVI, encoded by the exons ATGATTAGAATCGGAGATAAGCTCTGCAGAGGCAGAAGGCTTGGCTCTGCATTCGCTCTTCTCCGGCCACCAGCAGTAGCGGCGCCACCGCCGCGTAGAGTTTTCTCGGATAAAAGCGACCTAGACAGATCTTTCAATGTTAACCCAGTTGCTCTTGAGATGACGAATTACGCGCTCTCTCTCGCCCGTTCTAAAAAATCAG ATGATGCGTATGCTCAAGCTCAGTTGGTGTTGGAGCAGTGCTACTCTACTCACTCCGATGAGAATGCTAGAGGGATGGTTTTACTCGCGATGTCTACATTATTATATCAtag TGGGAATTATGAAGAAGCAATTGAGAAACTTCagaaaattcaacaattaagCTCGTCTTCAATAATTGTTAGAG TTGCTGCCTCGGAGGCACTTGTTGGACTTCATTTAGAACTGGGTCAA GATGATGCTTCGTCAGTAATTGTGAACGTATGCTTGCGACTCTTGGAAACCATTAAGATAGAGCTTGGCAGTGCAGGATTTGGGGCTTTGGAAGATCATTCGAGGGCATTAAAAGGTCTTGTTGAATTGGTCCGGGGTGATACTAAATCAG CGGCATCTTTCTTTCCAGAAGTTCGGGATGGTGACTGTTCCTCTAATGTATTGGAtcgatttattggcaatgctgCGCTATCTTATGGCGAATTCCTTCACCGTATGGGGGATTTTGAAATGGCGAAGCAATTGTACACAAGAGTGATTCATGAGGAATCTTTGGGCAAAAGTTCTAGTTATCTACATCAGTTATCAGCTTGTAATATGAGTTTCGAGGATGTTATATTAGGAGCTACTTGTGCTTTAGGACAGCTTGAGGCTCATTTGGG GAACTTTGACAAAGCAGAGAAGATGCTAACTGAAGCACTGGTGAAAGCGGGAGAAACTTTTG GTCATATGTATCGACGTAAATCAACAGTTGAGGAATCGAGCTCTCTTTTAATTCAAGAG GGACTTTACAGAAGGGCAATTGAATTGCTTAAAGCTCCTCCACTGGAGACTGAAG GTGCTGAAGAGAAGGCTTGCAGAAGAGATATAATTGCCCTTGCGAGAG GTGGTTATGCAGAAACATTGTGTCTGCAACAGAATAGAAAAGCCGAAGGGGAAAGAATAAAGCTTTGGGCAGAATCTGCCTGGAAAAATCCCAGATTATCCCTAGCTGAAGCACTGGAACCACCTTCTGAGTCTTCTTCCAAAGTGGCTGTTATAGATACCAGAATATGCAGGGTCATTTAg